AATGGATGTGTCTATGAGAACATTACCTGACATGACGTGTCTGCTCCCATGTATCTTCAAACTGAAGTGTGCCCTCAAACCCCAGAATCTTTTCAATCTTCTTCAAGCGGATATATTCCTGGAGGGCAACGATGACAGTTTCTGTCTTAGTCCTGTGTTTTGAAATAGACATGGCATCCTGGATCAACTCCTCAGGTATGTTCAAAGTTGTCTTCATAATACCTCCATATTTACCTTAATTATATTTCTATAATATTAGTAATTGGATGTCTTGTCAACGGGGAATGGTTCTAAAAGGGGATGGATATTGTTGGTGTTACTTCAGGCAGGTAATGTACATCGCCTCTCAACAGGGATAAAATATATAAAAGGAGGTCATCAGGTGCATTAAATAATTCATTTCTCGGCTCACCACATAGCGTCTGTTCCTTATGGACAACTCTGAGTTTCTCCAAAAGGTGTAATCCGGTCTCGTTAGCATTTGTCTCTTCTATTGTTGATCCCATATTTTATTAGTATATAATGCTCTATTAATCCTTTCTTTAATTAAAAACAATTATACCATGATTAATAAAATCAAGAATTCAAGAGATTACTTAAGGGAAATATTCAGAAAACCTCATCCTGTGGAATCAAGGTTTCGGTACAAGGACATCCTATTTTTCTTAAGGTTTGCAAAACCCGTGTGGGGATTGGGAATAATCAGTATGGGTCTGATATTTGTTACGAGTGGTATAAATGCCTTGCTGCCTTTAGGCAGTAAAGTCCTGATAGATTTCATTATTATGAAAGAGGGGTTTAAAAAGGTTGAAGATTATTTGAAGTTACTTCACCTTGAGAAATTTATTGATCCCGCAAGATATTTCCTTGGCTCTCTGAATCTGATGATAATTACTGCATTGATACTCGGACTTATTATTGGCATAACCGGACTTCTTCAAAGATACCTGACCTTCAAGTTTCAACAGGAATCAGTCTTAAATATGCAGACGACATTATTTGATCATCTTTTGAGTTTTCCTCTGACGTTCTTTAAGGGAAAGCAGACGGGATATTTGATGTCAAGAGTTTCAGATGATATTAACAGAATACAACTGCTCTTTTCGTATAGTATACCTCAAATTACAAGCTCATTATTTTATCTGTCTTTCGGCATCATAATTCTTTTCACACTGAATATTAAACTATCTCTCATATTGATATGTGTCATCCCTTTTTATGTATTGATAAATTATTTTTTCGCAGGAAGGCTGCGGTCCATAAGCTGGCGTGATATGGAAAAGAGCGCAGGGTTGTCGGGGAATTTTCAGGAGGCTATATCAGGCATTGAATTAATAAAGTCCTTTGCTGCCGAGAAGAGAGAGGTCGGCAAGGTTTCAGCCACGCTGAGAAATGTTATGCGCACCCGAATGAAACATACTATACTTTCCTCAATCTCCAATTATACAATGAGCGGGTCGCGGCTTATA
The sequence above is a segment of the Nitrospirota bacterium genome. Coding sequences within it:
- a CDS encoding type II toxin-antitoxin system VapB family antitoxin, translating into MKTTLNIPEELIQDAMSISKHRTKTETVIVALQEYIRLKKIEKILGFEGTLQFEDTWEQTRHVR